A genomic window from Paucibacter sp. KCTC 42545 includes:
- the gabT gene encoding 4-aminobutyrate--2-oxoglutarate transaminase: MPQLDTHGLNSDWHARRLAATPRGVAVLENFFAARALNAELWDVEGKRYIDFASGIAVLNTGHRHPRVQAAIAAQLEAFHHTAYQVVPYASYVRLAERISAATPGHWAKKTAFFTTGVEAVENAIKIARAATGRSGVIAFDGAFHGRTMMGMALTGKVQPYKAGFGPFPGEVFHAPFPSELHGISVDDALAGVQRLFKSAIDPKRVAAFIFEPVQGEGGFYPAPEAFVAGLRRIADEHGIVLIADEIQTGFARTGRLFASQHHNVPLDLITFAKSLAGGMPLSGVCGRAELMDAPAPGGLGGTYAGNPLAVAAAHAVLDVIADEGLCERAEALGGRLRHRLNDLRATVPQIAEVRGVGSMLAAEFCDPSTGAPDADFTKRVQTLALEQGLILLTCGSYGNVIRFLHPLTTPDAVFDEALTILGRALHQAQLQAQQQG; encoded by the coding sequence ATGCCCCAGCTCGACACCCACGGCCTCAATAGCGACTGGCACGCGCGCCGCCTGGCCGCCACCCCACGCGGCGTGGCCGTGCTGGAGAACTTCTTCGCCGCGCGAGCGTTGAATGCCGAACTCTGGGATGTGGAGGGCAAGCGCTACATCGACTTCGCCAGCGGCATCGCCGTGCTCAACACCGGCCACCGTCACCCGCGCGTGCAGGCCGCCATTGCGGCGCAGCTGGAGGCCTTTCACCACACGGCCTACCAGGTCGTGCCCTATGCCAGCTACGTCAGGCTGGCCGAACGCATCAGCGCCGCCACGCCGGGTCACTGGGCCAAGAAGACGGCCTTCTTCACCACCGGCGTCGAGGCGGTGGAAAACGCCATCAAGATCGCCCGCGCCGCCACCGGCCGCAGCGGTGTGATCGCTTTTGACGGCGCCTTCCATGGCCGCACCATGATGGGCATGGCGCTGACCGGCAAGGTTCAGCCCTACAAGGCCGGCTTCGGCCCCTTCCCGGGCGAAGTCTTTCACGCCCCATTCCCCAGCGAGTTGCATGGCATCAGCGTGGATGATGCGTTAGCCGGTGTGCAGCGTCTGTTCAAGTCCGCCATCGACCCCAAGCGTGTGGCGGCCTTCATTTTTGAACCGGTGCAAGGCGAGGGTGGCTTCTACCCCGCGCCCGAGGCCTTCGTCGCCGGCCTGCGCCGCATTGCCGATGAACACGGCATTGTGCTGATTGCCGATGAAATCCAGACCGGCTTTGCGCGCACCGGCCGACTGTTCGCGTCGCAACACCACAATGTGCCGCTGGACCTGATCACCTTCGCCAAGAGCCTGGCCGGCGGCATGCCTTTGTCCGGCGTGTGTGGCCGTGCCGAGTTGATGGACGCACCCGCACCGGGCGGCCTGGGCGGCACTTATGCCGGCAACCCGCTGGCCGTGGCGGCCGCGCATGCGGTGCTGGACGTGATTGCGGACGAAGGCCTGTGCGAGCGCGCCGAAGCCCTGGGCGGGCGCCTGCGCCACCGCCTCAATGATTTGCGCGCCACGGTGCCGCAGATCGCCGAGGTGCGCGGCGTCGGCAGCATGCTGGCGGCCGAATTCTGCGACCCCAGCACCGGCGCGCCCGATGCCGACTTCACTAAGCGCGTACAGACGCTCGCGCTGGAGCAAGGCCTGATCCTGCTGACCTGCGGCAGCTACGGCAATGTGATCCGCTTCCTGCACCCGCTGACCACGCCGGATGCGGTCTTTGACGAAGCGCTCACCATCCTCGGCCGCGCCCTGCACCAAGCCCAGTTACAAGCCCAGCAACAAGGTTGA
- a CDS encoding alpha/beta hydrolase family protein translates to MAEDLSILTRLASAPDLTLPYGDHEDQCADFRRGQEGAQRPLLVLVHGGFWKPAYDRAHAQAMSAALAQAGWSVLTLEYRRIPGQAQASLDDVAAALALLPARVAPHNGQLLLIGHSAGGHLALWAAATLTLPALRGVVALAPAADLRLADALNLGDGAVRKFLGSAPEHHPMVDPMQLPAPSVAITIVQGDADEVVPPAVAQSYCAAFPRTRLVAVPEAGHFALIDPLQAAWSEVLEALNQLS, encoded by the coding sequence ATGGCAGAAGACTTGTCCATCCTCACCCGCCTGGCGAGCGCGCCCGATCTGACCTTGCCTTATGGTGATCATGAGGATCAGTGCGCTGACTTCCGGCGTGGTCAGGAGGGGGCGCAGCGTCCGCTGTTGGTGCTCGTCCATGGTGGCTTCTGGAAGCCCGCGTATGACCGCGCCCATGCGCAGGCCATGAGTGCAGCTTTGGCGCAGGCGGGCTGGTCGGTGCTGACCTTGGAGTACCGGCGTATCCCTGGCCAGGCACAGGCGAGCTTGGACGATGTGGCGGCGGCGCTGGCGCTTTTGCCGGCGCGCGTGGCGCCGCACAATGGTCAGCTCTTGTTGATCGGGCATTCGGCCGGTGGGCACTTGGCCTTGTGGGCGGCGGCGACCTTGACCTTGCCTGCCTTGCGCGGCGTCGTGGCGCTGGCGCCGGCGGCCGATTTGCGCTTGGCCGATGCGCTCAATTTGGGTGACGGGGCCGTCAGAAAGTTCTTGGGCTCGGCGCCCGAGCATCATCCGATGGTGGACCCGATGCAACTGCCCGCCCCAAGCGTCGCCATCACCATCGTCCAAGGCGACGCTGATGAAGTGGTGCCGCCAGCGGTCGCTCAGTCCTACTGCGCGGCATTTCCTCGCACTCGCCTGGTGGCGGTGCCGGAGGCCGGGCATTTTGCACTGATTGATCCGCTGCAAGCGGCGTGGTCTGAGGTGTTGGAGGCGCTGAACCAGCTTTCCTGA
- a CDS encoding alkaline phosphatase D family protein, translating into MGRPTQVKPLRTGSTRREFFKRSGASTVAMAAATPMLLPLAAQASAVVQIFQHGVASGDPLSDRVILWTRVTPPSLKPAVPVSYVVATDAALTKVVLRGSSKTNPGRDYTVKVDAIGLQPGTTYYYQFTAEGATSPIGRTKTLPVGSINSLRMAVVSCSNLAYGYFNAYARIAQRADLDLVVHLGDYIYEYGTGQYGTARTPEPANEIVSLSDYRQRHAQYKRDADSQAMHRQHPLIAIWDDHETANDAYKAGAENHQPATEGDWATRQAAALQAYYEWMPVRPVNTAKLNDNHRNFVYGDLVDLLMLEERLSNRSQQIKGSIATPLGQGFVQSGPFADASRTLLGSEQEAWLAERLRQGGTQWKLLGQGVMFAQLKGVAAANAAGGGVFLNSDQWDGYQPARNRIYDVIKGDASHARVNNVVVLTGDIHSSWAADLTQDPNNANVGTGGYNPATGEGSQAVEFVGTSVTSPGVDSDTSGGTAAYLRSLNPHFKFINLHRRGYMLLDVNRQRAVCEWWYVDTVASPSNVESFGAAFEVQAGSQRLSPSAQTTPRANPPLLAP; encoded by the coding sequence ATGGGTCGCCCGACACAAGTCAAGCCGCTGCGCACCGGCAGCACTCGCCGCGAATTTTTCAAGCGCTCCGGCGCCAGCACGGTGGCCATGGCCGCCGCCACGCCCATGCTGCTGCCACTGGCAGCACAGGCCTCGGCCGTGGTGCAAATCTTCCAACACGGCGTGGCCAGCGGCGACCCGCTGAGCGACCGCGTCATTCTCTGGACCCGCGTCACGCCGCCAAGCCTCAAGCCCGCCGTGCCGGTAAGCTATGTGGTGGCCACCGATGCCGCTTTGACCAAGGTCGTGCTGCGCGGCAGCAGCAAGACCAACCCGGGCCGTGACTACACGGTCAAGGTCGACGCCATCGGCTTGCAGCCGGGCACGACTTACTATTACCAGTTCACCGCCGAAGGCGCCACCAGCCCCATCGGCCGCACCAAGACCTTGCCGGTGGGCAGCATCAACAGCTTGCGCATGGCGGTGGTCAGCTGCTCCAACCTGGCCTACGGCTATTTCAATGCCTATGCCCGCATCGCCCAACGCGCCGATCTGGATCTGGTGGTTCACCTGGGTGACTACATCTACGAATACGGCACCGGCCAATACGGCACGGCGCGCACGCCCGAGCCGGCCAATGAAATCGTCTCGCTGAGCGACTATCGCCAGCGCCACGCCCAGTACAAGCGCGACGCCGACTCCCAAGCCATGCACCGCCAGCACCCGCTGATCGCCATCTGGGACGATCACGAAACCGCCAACGACGCCTACAAGGCCGGCGCCGAAAACCACCAGCCCGCCACCGAGGGCGACTGGGCCACACGCCAGGCCGCCGCCCTGCAGGCCTACTACGAGTGGATGCCGGTGCGCCCGGTCAACACCGCCAAGCTCAACGACAACCACCGCAACTTCGTCTACGGCGATCTGGTCGACCTGCTGATGCTGGAAGAGCGCCTGAGCAACCGTTCGCAGCAGATCAAAGGCAGCATCGCCACGCCACTGGGCCAGGGCTTTGTGCAGAGCGGCCCCTTTGCCGACGCCAGCCGCACCCTGCTCGGCAGCGAGCAAGAAGCCTGGCTGGCCGAGCGCCTGCGCCAAGGCGGCACGCAGTGGAAGCTGCTGGGCCAGGGCGTGATGTTCGCCCAGCTCAAGGGCGTGGCCGCGGCCAATGCCGCTGGCGGCGGCGTCTTCCTCAACAGCGACCAATGGGACGGCTACCAGCCCGCCCGCAACCGCATCTACGACGTCATCAAGGGCGATGCCAGCCATGCCCGCGTCAACAACGTCGTGGTGCTGACCGGTGACATCCACAGCTCTTGGGCCGCTGACCTGACGCAAGACCCGAACAACGCCAATGTCGGCACCGGCGGCTACAACCCGGCCACCGGCGAAGGCTCGCAGGCGGTGGAATTCGTCGGCACCTCGGTGACCTCGCCCGGCGTGGACAGCGACACCAGCGGCGGCACCGCCGCTTACCTGCGTTCGCTCAACCCGCACTTCAAATTCATCAATCTGCACCGCCGCGGCTACATGCTGCTGGACGTGAACCGCCAGCGCGCGGTGTGTGAGTGGTGGTATGTGGACACCGTGGCCAGCCCCAGCAATGTGGAGAGCTTCGGCGCCGCTTTCGAAGTGCAGGCTGGCAGCCAACGCTTGAGCCCCTCGGCCCAGACCACGCCCCGCGCCAACCCGCCCCTGCTGGCCCCCTGA
- a CDS encoding spondin domain-containing protein — MQASIKPGLSIAKSTAAVTLLASAGFASSTQAAIVDLTVTVHNLAPVNSVVVAPLSVGFGQGVFDGFDIGGVANAAIVKAAELGNGNLWRDAFTAADSGAVVGVVGAAPLAAGLSATRTFRIDTALNNYFSFVAMVVPSNDFFIGNDAAKAFKLFDGAGNLQVSSIGQKARDIWDAGSEEFNTANAAFIVGANALARDAQQSVVARNFAEFAAYNGLSTAYGYTFNSGLSGGSDVYRIDFSAQAVPEPESYALMLAGLAAMVTVVRRRRPVA, encoded by the coding sequence ATGCAAGCATCGATCAAGCCTGGTTTGAGCATCGCAAAATCAACGGCCGCTGTGACCCTACTCGCAAGCGCTGGCTTCGCAAGCAGCACCCAAGCCGCCATCGTTGATCTGACGGTGACCGTGCACAACCTGGCACCCGTGAACAGCGTGGTGGTGGCACCGCTGAGCGTCGGCTTTGGCCAAGGCGTGTTCGACGGCTTTGACATCGGCGGCGTTGCCAATGCCGCCATCGTCAAAGCGGCGGAACTGGGCAACGGCAATCTTTGGCGCGATGCCTTCACTGCGGCAGATTCGGGCGCCGTGGTCGGCGTGGTTGGCGCGGCTCCGCTGGCTGCTGGCTTGTCAGCCACCCGGACCTTTCGCATCGATACGGCGCTGAACAATTACTTCAGCTTTGTCGCCATGGTGGTCCCCAGCAATGACTTCTTCATCGGCAACGACGCCGCCAAGGCCTTCAAGCTCTTCGACGGCGCGGGCAATTTGCAAGTCAGCAGCATCGGCCAAAAGGCCCGTGACATCTGGGATGCGGGCTCCGAGGAGTTCAATACGGCCAACGCGGCCTTCATCGTCGGCGCCAACGCGCTGGCCAGGGATGCGCAGCAGTCAGTGGTGGCGCGCAACTTCGCAGAGTTCGCGGCCTACAACGGTTTGAGCACCGCTTACGGCTACACCTTCAACAGCGGCTTGTCCGGCGGCAGCGATGTCTACCGCATCGACTTTTCAGCCCAGGCCGTGCCGGAGCCTGAGAGCTATGCCCTGATGTTGGCCGGCCTGGCCGCCATGGTCACGGTGGTGCGTCGTCGCCGTCCTGTGGCCTAA
- a CDS encoding ABC transporter substrate-binding protein, which yields MTPLPAAWLKGAFFAVLFSALLGLHLGASAQAASVTFPLPADGDRSRYGFEFALLQAALNASRSGNAQADQLHWSALPMTQGRARAEVAAERLSVVHSFATPELERQLNAVPFAIDKGLNSLRILLTRRSLLPKLAQAHSADDLRELRFGVLGSWSDRQLLQGLGFKVESTESFSGLFKMLSLERSDVIMTGLLHLQQVNLLLGEASDLEWEPRLLISVPSQQRFYTARTPAGKALAERLLRGLRRLQQSGEFDRLHASHFGEQVNVGNGRRMIQLLDKEAAAVTPAQP from the coding sequence ATGACTCCCCTGCCCGCTGCTTGGCTCAAGGGCGCTTTCTTTGCCGTGCTTTTTAGCGCGCTACTCGGCCTGCATCTTGGCGCCTCTGCCCAAGCCGCCAGTGTGACCTTTCCGCTTCCCGCTGACGGCGACCGCAGCCGCTATGGTTTTGAGTTTGCACTCTTGCAAGCGGCCTTGAATGCCAGCCGAAGCGGGAACGCCCAAGCCGATCAACTGCATTGGTCGGCCCTGCCCATGACCCAAGGCCGGGCCCGCGCGGAAGTGGCCGCCGAGCGTTTGTCTGTGGTGCACAGCTTTGCCACGCCGGAGTTGGAGCGCCAGCTGAATGCCGTGCCCTTCGCCATCGACAAGGGCTTGAACAGTTTGCGCATCCTGCTGACGCGGCGCAGCCTTTTGCCCAAGCTGGCCCAGGCACACTCGGCCGACGATTTGCGCGAACTGCGCTTTGGCGTCTTGGGCAGCTGGAGCGACCGGCAACTCCTGCAAGGCTTGGGCTTCAAGGTCGAGAGCACGGAGTCATTCTCCGGCCTGTTCAAGATGTTGAGCCTGGAGCGCAGCGACGTGATCATGACCGGGCTCCTGCATCTGCAACAGGTCAATCTTTTGCTGGGAGAGGCCAGCGATTTGGAGTGGGAACCCCGGCTGCTGATCAGCGTGCCTTCGCAACAACGCTTCTATACCGCCCGCACGCCCGCGGGCAAGGCGCTGGCCGAGCGGCTCTTGCGCGGACTGCGGCGCTTGCAGCAGTCCGGTGAATTCGACCGCTTGCACGCCAGCCACTTCGGCGAACAAGTTAACGTTGGCAACGGGCGCCGCATGATTCAACTGCTGGACAAAGAGGCCGCGGCGGTGACCCCGGCACAGCCCTAA
- a CDS encoding diguanylate cyclase domain-containing protein, with amino-acid sequence MMAINWIAWIAPSEPSTQDPALVSLREQGWKVRHCPPGQLQQALSSTQTPASMRILQTRHFASLDALRAEYSASDLPALIITDTAEQEADLLEQIRSSDEVVRGLYPSRLLLGRIRRMLKQPTPALAHGAEIGSEELVASFNAAGLDPLTGCLQRGEWAEQLVHHLRERQAQDCSAVLLLDIDDFKRINDQHGHAIGDAVLAHLGQALRNELAPSDRLGRFDGDGFTVLMQRYDRDSVLADARRLLAHIAAMAIPLPSLRPKPASASGLFKRLMGQEPGDEVDAARIELRSSGGLCFIEEGADFNQLLTQADQAVQAAKNLGRNRLEVAAAASEAALQAPHSPLEGLAAARPAAASRLGHDHDPLTQLPHRRYFDARLAREFSTARKHGRALSLALIDIQQMHLLNRRYGFAAGDRILQGVAEATRRSVRLVDWVARIGGNQFAVVMPDTDISGAAPVLARLQGKLQQAPLSGLDGAPLPVSTRLVLRQMDAETLSAEQWLLETLAALRAGDASTPA; translated from the coding sequence ATGATGGCCATCAATTGGATCGCCTGGATCGCACCGAGCGAGCCGTCCACCCAAGACCCGGCCTTGGTGAGTTTGCGTGAACAGGGCTGGAAAGTGCGGCATTGCCCGCCGGGCCAGTTGCAGCAAGCGCTGAGCAGCACCCAGACCCCCGCCAGCATGCGCATCCTGCAGACCCGGCACTTTGCGAGCCTGGATGCGCTGCGGGCCGAGTACAGCGCGAGCGATCTGCCCGCTTTGATCATCACCGACACGGCCGAGCAAGAGGCAGATTTGCTGGAGCAGATCCGCAGCAGCGACGAGGTCGTGCGCGGCCTCTATCCCAGCCGGCTGCTGCTGGGGCGAATCAGGCGAATGTTGAAGCAGCCGACGCCGGCATTGGCGCATGGGGCTGAAATTGGCAGCGAGGAGTTGGTGGCCTCCTTCAACGCCGCCGGGCTGGATCCCCTCACCGGCTGCTTGCAACGCGGGGAATGGGCGGAGCAGCTGGTCCACCATTTGCGTGAACGGCAGGCGCAAGACTGCTCCGCCGTGCTGCTGCTGGACATCGATGACTTCAAACGCATCAACGATCAGCATGGGCACGCCATCGGCGACGCGGTCTTGGCCCATCTTGGCCAGGCCTTGCGCAATGAGCTGGCGCCGTCCGACAGGCTGGGCCGTTTTGACGGCGATGGCTTTACCGTCTTGATGCAGCGTTATGACAGAGACAGTGTGCTTGCCGATGCAAGAAGATTGCTAGCGCATATCGCGGCCATGGCCATCCCCTTGCCGAGCTTGCGGCCCAAGCCTGCTTCGGCCAGTGGCCTCTTCAAACGCTTGATGGGCCAAGAACCTGGCGATGAAGTCGATGCCGCACGCATCGAGCTGCGGTCCAGCGGCGGGCTATGTTTCATCGAGGAGGGCGCCGACTTCAATCAGCTGCTGACCCAAGCCGACCAGGCGGTGCAAGCGGCCAAGAATCTGGGCAGGAACCGGCTTGAGGTGGCCGCAGCGGCGTCTGAGGCCGCCTTGCAAGCGCCGCACTCGCCGCTTGAGGGCTTGGCTGCCGCGAGACCGGCAGCGGCCAGTCGCTTGGGGCATGACCATGACCCGCTGACCCAACTGCCTCACCGCCGCTACTTCGACGCGCGCTTGGCGCGCGAGTTCAGCACGGCACGCAAGCATGGCCGAGCCTTGAGCTTGGCGCTGATTGACATCCAGCAGATGCATTTGCTGAATCGCCGCTATGGCTTTGCCGCCGGCGATCGCATTTTGCAAGGCGTGGCCGAGGCGACCCGGCGCAGCGTTCGCCTGGTTGATTGGGTGGCGCGTATCGGCGGCAATCAGTTCGCCGTGGTGATGCCCGATACCGATATTTCGGGCGCCGCGCCGGTGCTGGCCCGCCTGCAAGGCAAGCTTCAGCAAGCGCCGCTGTCCGGCTTGGATGGTGCACCGCTGCCAGTGTCCACACGCCTCGTCCTGCGCCAAATGGACGCCGAGACGCTCAGTGCTGAGCAGTGGCTGCTTGAGACCCTGGCCGCACTGCGCGCTGGGGATGCCAGCACGCCCGCCTGA
- the pdxR gene encoding MocR-like pyridoxine biosynthesis transcription factor PdxR has translation MIPIDLADWLQQHLREGQAVNRQLHELLLQAVLQGRLAAGSKLPSSRWLAQQLGVSRNTVIDAYDNLRAQGCLDTRQGSGSYVAEVEREAPQLPPKLGRPKEAPPLSRRGRLLLEQAGVSARQWGAFMPGVPDVTEFPVRTWLRLHNRRWREAQPERLSYAPGGGLPALREALAEHLRGARSVQCTAEQIIITSGSHQAVDLVARLLTDAGDTVWLEEPCYWGLRSTLQSLDLNLVAQAVDSEGLRWPTRPRGAMPRLVLATPSHQYPLGMVMSLARRQHLLEQCRKHGSWIVEDDYDSEFRFGTRPVASLQGLDGGDRVLYVGSFSKTLFPGLRLGYLVVPASLAPLFAKASAELYREGQLQQQATLADFIQQGHLGSHTRRMRTLYGRRREALLVAVHEQFGAQLPVLGDNAGLHLVLQLPAGTDDCALEAAAAAAGIAVRALSRYYCRPASVQRGLLLGYACVPEHKIGPAFQTLAAVIRQHCPHLATRKQS, from the coding sequence GTGATTCCGATTGACCTGGCCGATTGGCTGCAGCAACACCTGCGAGAAGGCCAGGCCGTCAACCGCCAGCTGCATGAATTGCTGCTGCAAGCGGTGCTGCAAGGCCGGCTGGCTGCCGGCAGCAAGCTGCCGAGTTCACGCTGGCTAGCGCAGCAGCTGGGTGTCTCACGCAACACGGTGATCGACGCTTACGACAATCTGCGCGCCCAGGGCTGCCTGGACACCCGCCAGGGCAGCGGCAGCTATGTGGCCGAGGTGGAACGCGAGGCGCCGCAGCTGCCGCCGAAGCTGGGCCGGCCCAAGGAGGCGCCGCCGCTCTCACGCCGCGGCCGCCTCTTGCTGGAGCAGGCCGGCGTGTCGGCGCGGCAATGGGGTGCTTTCATGCCCGGCGTGCCGGACGTGACCGAGTTCCCGGTGCGCACCTGGCTGCGCCTGCACAACCGGCGCTGGCGCGAGGCCCAGCCGGAGCGCCTGAGCTATGCCCCCGGCGGCGGCCTACCGGCGCTGCGCGAAGCGCTGGCCGAGCATTTGCGCGGCGCGCGTTCGGTGCAATGCACGGCCGAGCAAATCATCATCACCAGCGGCAGCCATCAGGCCGTGGACTTGGTAGCGCGCTTGCTGACCGACGCGGGTGACACCGTCTGGCTGGAGGAACCTTGCTACTGGGGCCTGCGCAGCACCCTGCAAAGCCTGGACCTGAACCTGGTGGCCCAGGCCGTGGACAGCGAAGGCCTGCGCTGGCCGACCCGCCCGCGCGGTGCCATGCCGCGCCTGGTGCTGGCCACGCCCTCGCATCAATACCCCTTAGGCATGGTGATGAGCTTGGCGCGGCGCCAACACTTGCTGGAGCAATGCCGCAAGCACGGCAGCTGGATCGTGGAGGACGATTACGACAGCGAGTTCCGCTTCGGCACCCGCCCGGTGGCCAGCCTGCAAGGCCTGGACGGGGGCGACCGCGTGCTCTACGTCGGCAGCTTCAGCAAGACTTTGTTCCCGGGGCTGCGCTTGGGCTATCTGGTGGTGCCGGCGAGCCTGGCGCCGCTGTTTGCCAAGGCCTCGGCCGAGCTGTATCGCGAGGGCCAGTTGCAGCAGCAAGCCACCCTGGCCGACTTCATTCAGCAAGGCCATTTGGGCAGCCACACCCGGCGCATGCGCACGCTTTACGGCCGCCGCCGCGAGGCCTTGCTGGTGGCAGTGCATGAACAGTTCGGCGCACAGCTGCCGGTGCTGGGCGACAACGCCGGCCTGCACCTGGTGCTGCAACTGCCCGCCGGCACCGACGACTGCGCACTGGAGGCCGCCGCCGCTGCGGCCGGCATCGCCGTGCGGGCACTCAGCCGCTACTACTGCCGCCCGGCCAGCGTGCAGCGCGGCCTGCTGCTGGGCTATGCCTGCGTGCCGGAGCACAAGATTGGCCCGGCCTTTCAGACCCTGGCCGCGGTGATTCGGCAGCATTGCCCACACCTGGCGACACGCAAGCAAAGCTAG
- a CDS encoding DVUA0089 family protein, with translation MKTNFALRSLAAATLGFAALTAQAADFTFSGQFSHNTDVVQIDFSLNSSQAVTLFTDSWKSGLNFDPTLGLYDAQHAWLQTIDDNDGSFAGPGYFDAGAVLPAFAAGHYRLTLSLAGNDPIAGAKSIGFTLDGSTPVALADWVQPSADINAGDQKGGYWSVHLNGVDQAAIAAVPEPGSVALMLAGLAGLAGLKLRQRQRQAR, from the coding sequence ATGAAAACCAATTTCGCGCTGCGCAGCCTTGCCGCCGCCACCCTGGGCTTTGCCGCCCTGACCGCCCAAGCCGCCGACTTCACCTTCAGCGGCCAGTTCAGCCATAACACCGACGTCGTGCAGATCGACTTCAGCCTGAACAGCAGTCAAGCCGTCACCTTGTTCACCGATTCCTGGAAGTCGGGCCTGAACTTCGACCCCACGCTGGGCCTCTATGACGCCCAGCACGCCTGGCTGCAAACCATTGACGACAACGACGGCAGCTTCGCCGGCCCGGGCTATTTCGACGCCGGCGCCGTGCTGCCCGCCTTCGCCGCTGGCCACTACCGCCTGACGCTGAGCCTGGCAGGCAATGACCCCATCGCCGGCGCCAAGAGCATCGGCTTCACGCTCGACGGCAGCACCCCGGTGGCCTTGGCCGACTGGGTGCAGCCCAGCGCCGACATCAATGCCGGCGACCAAAAAGGTGGCTATTGGTCGGTGCATCTGAACGGCGTGGACCAAGCTGCCATCGCCGCTGTGCCCGAGCCTGGCAGCGTGGCCTTGATGCTGGCGGGTCTGGCCGGCCTGGCAGGCTTGAAGCTGCGCCAGCGTCAGCGCCAAGCGCGCTGA
- a CDS encoding type VI secretion system tube protein Hcp, producing the protein MNKSALGLLVICASTLATPSLAATKAFIQFDQIKGSSTDKDHTSWSDVVNWSWSLSADTSWTKGGGAAVGKPQPGPFLWTQANDGVFNSLFVNMATGKAVNKIKLDVSKNTGAANPEVFFTMEFTGAFFTKLDMKGSAEGNVDFAGQFVFKTIKIGYRPQDSSGRLGAAKFATWDIPAGVASGSGYEFSGDATALMGLAEAMPPAAVVPEPSSYLLMLGGLAGVLALARRRSLALRG; encoded by the coding sequence ATGAACAAATCCGCACTCGGCTTGCTGGTGATTTGCGCAAGCACGCTGGCAACACCTTCGCTGGCCGCTACCAAAGCGTTCATTCAGTTCGATCAGATCAAGGGATCGTCCACGGACAAGGACCACACGAGTTGGAGCGATGTCGTGAATTGGTCGTGGTCGCTGTCGGCTGACACGTCCTGGACCAAAGGGGGCGGTGCTGCAGTGGGGAAACCTCAGCCCGGCCCCTTCCTCTGGACGCAAGCCAACGACGGCGTTTTCAACAGCCTATTTGTCAATATGGCCACGGGTAAAGCGGTCAATAAGATCAAGTTGGATGTCAGCAAAAACACCGGCGCAGCGAATCCTGAGGTGTTTTTCACGATGGAATTCACCGGGGCCTTTTTTACCAAGCTGGACATGAAGGGGTCAGCAGAGGGCAACGTCGACTTTGCAGGCCAGTTCGTCTTCAAGACCATCAAGATCGGCTACCGGCCACAGGACAGCTCGGGCAGGCTAGGTGCCGCCAAGTTCGCGACCTGGGACATTCCGGCAGGCGTAGCCAGCGGCTCCGGTTATGAGTTCAGCGGCGATGCCACGGCGCTGATGGGGCTGGCCGAGGCCATGCCCCCCGCCGCCGTGGTGCCGGAGCCTTCCAGCTATTTGCTGATGCTCGGTGGCTTGGCTGGCGTCTTGGCTTTGGCCCGGCGCCGCTCGCTCGCCTTGCGCGGCTGA
- a CDS encoding SIR2 family NAD-dependent protein deacylase, translated as MSQHLQSAARHAAELIEQADALIIAAGAGMGVDSGLPDFRGKEGFWNAYPALREAGIDFQRAASPATFRADAALAWGFYGHRLNLSRQVRPHPGFAWLRMWGERMLHGWSVFTSNVDGQFQKAGFAPEQVHECHGSIHHLQCLGPCSDAIWSAQDFVPQVDEGRCRLLNAAPSCPHCGGLARPNILMFGDGAWIADRSNAQQLRQERWLQSVSRPVVIEIGAGTAIPSVRWFSERIIHEFGGRLIRINPTESRVPTQHDIGLPVGALPGLSAIAAELGSEWCFPSDLA; from the coding sequence ATGTCACAACATTTACAAAGCGCCGCCCGCCATGCGGCGGAGCTGATTGAGCAAGCCGATGCCTTGATCATTGCTGCCGGGGCCGGCATGGGGGTGGACTCCGGCCTGCCGGACTTCCGAGGCAAAGAGGGCTTCTGGAACGCCTACCCGGCCTTGCGCGAGGCTGGCATCGACTTCCAGCGCGCCGCCTCGCCCGCGACCTTTCGCGCCGATGCAGCCCTGGCCTGGGGCTTTTACGGGCATCGATTGAATCTGTCTCGGCAGGTCCGGCCCCATCCGGGCTTTGCGTGGCTGCGCATGTGGGGCGAGCGCATGCTGCATGGCTGGTCGGTGTTCACCAGCAATGTGGATGGGCAATTCCAGAAGGCCGGATTCGCGCCCGAGCAGGTCCACGAATGTCACGGCTCCATTCATCATCTGCAGTGCCTGGGCCCTTGCTCGGACGCAATCTGGTCCGCGCAAGACTTTGTGCCGCAGGTCGATGAAGGCCGCTGTCGTCTGCTGAACGCGGCGCCCAGCTGCCCGCACTGTGGCGGGCTGGCCCGGCCCAATATCCTGATGTTCGGTGACGGCGCCTGGATCGCCGACCGCAGCAACGCGCAGCAGTTGCGTCAGGAGCGCTGGCTGCAATCGGTGAGCCGACCGGTGGTGATCGAAATCGGCGCTGGCACCGCCATTCCCTCGGTGCGCTGGTTCAGCGAGCGCATCATCCATGAGTTCGGCGGGCGGCTGATTCGCATCAACCCCACCGAATCCCGAGTGCCGACACAGCATGACATCGGCCTGCCCGTGGGCGCATTGCCAGGCCTTTCGGCCATCGCGGCTGAACTGGGCAGCGAGTGGTGTTTTCCATCCGACCTGGCGTGA